The genomic region aaaaaaaggacaaggatAACCTCTGTGAGTTCAGGGCTTAAAAGTCCTCACCAGTGAGTTGTGGAATCTAAACATCTGGCACAAGCTGGACTCCTAGTTACCTATTTGGCTGAAGTAAGAACATGGGCTCTCACTGAGTTACCCAACTGACATTCTGCTGCTCAAGTCCAAGCATCCACAGTCCTACTTTGGGGCTTGTATTTAACACAATGGTTATAGAGCCATTTTCAGGTTCTTCCTACCTGCTAAGAATGCGCAAATATCCTGAAGGACTGTTTTGGTGTTCTGATGGTAAATGAAATGTCTTTAGTTATGGATCTGAAAGCCTTGGACTGGGATTTAAAGTCTGTTGATTCCTGTGTCATCCTACATCTAACTTCCTGGCTCTTCTACTTCTGCAGGTTGCTCCACTGCTAACCAACATGGCAGAGGCCCCCGTGTCCTATTGCACTCCGTTGTCTACATCCTTCCCCTCTACTGCGTCATACCACACGGGCTGGAGTATTTTACCTGAGGAGGTCATCAGGAATATTGAGAGGGCCTTGCAAAACGGAAAGTTGCTGGAAGTGATCCCTGTGACCAGGGCAGTCATGGAGAGAGTGTCCAGGACCCCAGTGAGCATCGCAGTGACTGGGGATTCAGGCAATGGTATGTCATCCTTCGTCAATGCGCTTCGAGACATTGGTCATGAGGAGGAGACCTCGGCTCCCACTGGGGTGGTGAGGACCACCCAGACCCGAGCCTGCtactcttcctccctctttcccaacGTGGTGCTGTGGGATCTGCCTGGCATGGGGGCCACCACCCAAAGCTTTGAGAACTATCTGGATGAGATGCAGTTCAGCCAGTATGACCTCTTCATCATCATTGCATCTGAGCAGTTCAGCATGAATCATGTGAAGCTTGCTAAAACCCTTAAGGGGATGGGAAAGAGGTTCTATGTAGTCTGGACTAAGCTAGACAGGGACCTCAGCACAAGTGTCCTCTCACACACCCAGACCCGGAAGAATATCCGAGAGAATGTCCAGGAAAATCTCCAGTGGGAGGGCTTGCGTGACCCTTCTTTATTTCTGGTATCTAACCTTGACCCTTTATTGCATGACTTCCCTAAGCTTAGGGACACACTGCAAAAAGACCTCTCCAACATCAGGTACCATGCTCCCTTAGAGGCCCTTTCCCAGATCTGTGAGAATATTGTCAATGATAAAGTGACTGACCTGAAAGAGAGAATAGCCAAAGAGCATTTTCAGGATTTTCTTGACATCAGGGATGTTGATGACTTGAGGGAGGTTCTGGAAGCCTACCGATTGTGCTTTGGTATAGATGATCAGTCACTTCATCAGGTAGCTCATTGTATGGGGAAAATGGCAATAGAATACAGGGCCATCACAAAGTCCCAGGATTTGCGCAGTCTCTGTAGCAGGGATTGGAAACTAAAAATCATGACTTGCTTAATCATGACAATAATCCCCAGACTTCGTAGTTGTGCCTCATGCTTGTGTCGCCCAATCACCTGCTGCCTCAGATACATGAGTCGCCCAGTCATCCGCTGCATCAGACGCATGACACACAGACGCATCCTTGAGTTAATTGCCGAGGACACCAAGACCGTACTGAAGAAAATTTTGGAAGACTCCACTATACCTGCCTGAAATCTAACGTTTCAATAGTCTGGTATGCTTATTCTCAATGTGAAAGTCAAGCTGCCTCGAGATCCTCTTCTCATTTGGGTCCCTATTTCCCCCACTAGAAATCAAAACATATAATTTAACACTTTCTATTTCTAAGGATTACAAATTCTTTGAAAGGAGTTAAGGAAATTGCTCATCTTTCTACTGTTCCTTTGAGGAACAAGTGTGTGTTGAAATCATTTAACCAAGCTTCCTGGGTTTAGTATGTAGAAATTTTGCTTTAAGTTGTCAATTGTGATGTAATCCTAAAGTATTAAAGTTAATTCCTCTTCTGTAAAgcctttttattctctttctccttcctttccctaaaCACCCCTGCTGGTGACTCAGCTGGTGTAAAAGGGCACTTGCTCACAAGTTTGGAGAGTGTGATGGCAACTGTTCTGTGAATCTAACAGGGTGTTCAGGTCAGGACTCCAGGCAGTACTCCTGCCACAAGGTGCTTTTCCTTCACACATTCTTCACCAGGTGCCAATCGGTCTCTTAAAAAGAAATGCAGGTTTATATGAGTCAGGGTTCTGGCAAGAAACAGATGGCATCGTCAAACTGGATCATTTGAGGAGGATTTGCAAAGCATATGTCTTTGAAATGTGTGAGCAGGATGCAAAGATATCACCAAGAGAAAACACTGACTCTCAAGCAAGCACAGTGAAGAATGCCAGCATCCCCAGGCCTGGAAGGGCAATGTTTTACTCTATTTGCtgtgctgtaacaaaatacttctGGCTGGGTAAGATAAAAGGAAATGAGGTTTACTTACTCACACTTTAGGGGGCAGAAACTCCACAATCAGTAACCCCATCACTTAGCCTCTGGTGAGGGACTCCTTGCAGATGGCATCACAATGGCAGGGTCAGGAGCACATGTGGTagagagacaggaagccagataTTCAAGGACCAAGCTCTCCCCTTTTTATAATAACATACTCTTATGGACAATAACTCAAATCTAGAGCCCACCATGAATCCCTTCCAAGTACAATGACACCAGGACCTGATCACCTCCAgtaggctctacctcttaaagattccaccatctCTATACCACCACATTGTGACCAAACTTccagcacatgagcctttggggaacagATTTGAACCATATCTCAACCACAGCAGGCAAACAGAGGGGCAGAATATTGGCCCCTGGAGATGGCAGGTGTATACAGACAACTATCTGACAGCTGTGGATACAGGAGAGGGAGGTCACTTGGCCCCAGCTGCCTGGCAGGAAGAATCTGAAAAATCAAACCCTTGGACtcacttcctcccttcttttcctgccTATGTTGCCCATTGGCCAATCCCAAGAGTTTTAAGAGAATGAGAGCCCCATAGATAAAGTCCCTGCAGGTCAGCCATTTAGCATACCTAACAACATGCGGAAAGACAATGGACCTGGAAAAGTAGAGAGTATACTCAAACCTGAAGTGTTTGAAAATTATTACAAAGCAGGCTGGGCGGTGGTAGcttatccctgtaatcctagctactcaggaggatcacggttcaaagccagcctgggcaaatagttcttgagaccctatctcgaaagaacccatcactaaaagggctggtggagtgactcaaagagtaggccctaaattcaagacccagtacagccaaaaataaataaataaattacaaagcAATGCTTGCCAATGCCACTTAAGTATGAAAAATGGCAAACAACTAATTCGAATAGCAATTCTGGACAAAAGCTGTGAACTGAGTATAAACAATGTTTGTGACTTTGCCTAtgtttttaatacagttttccaGACATGTACTGAATTAGTTATGAGTGTCGCATTACTCAGAACATCCAGAGTTTAACCAGTCTCCACCATTCATCTATTCTCAGCtcacagatgtgttccttctTCACTATCCCCTGTCTCAGATCATTCACTGATCAGGGGGCCAAGACAAAGCTAAAtttctctttcacacacatatatagaacGGCCCAAAATATCCAAGCCTCATCAACTCAACATGCTACATAGATCACAAATATATTTCTCTCCCACTTAACCATTTCTTATCTAAACTGTTACAGTTGCTCGATGTGTctcatccccattttacataaCTCCAGACAGATTCAGGTcaccttcatatatatatgacCAGATGTCTCAGTAGGCCTAAGGCAGTCCCAGTTCTCAGTTGCCAGAGTGTCCTTGTTTAGATGATAGGTTTTATGTTCATCTTCTAAGCTTCATTTTCCTTCTAATGTCCTGGaggtggtggtactagagtttgaattcagggccttgcatttgctagtcaggtgctctaccacttgggccatgctcccagcccttgtcCCTAAGATGGAAACATCCACTTAGCTTAATGGATGGATCATCAGAAACCTCTTGGGACATCTCTTCCCTCGTTTCCCAGCCCTTCTGAACTTGCACACTTAGTTCCAGCAACAGGTCTACTTGCACTTTTCCAGATGCACTGAGCctcttccttttctatctttGCTTATGCTTACTTTTTCATCTCAGAGACTCTTCCTCTTCCATTTGCCCAGTTCATTCCAACCCATCCTTCAAGGTCTTCCTTCGACATCATTTCCTCCTTGGAAATCTTTCCTTACAACCCAGACTGGGCCAAGGCTCTTTATCCAGGcccccaagaaaaaaaaacagcactcTGTGTATCATGGTAACATTTGTGAGACTAGCTAAGTGGCAATTCTGAATATTTGGGCCTCCGAACAAAAGATTAGAGCAGAGGCATGGGTGACTTCCTGAATAATGGCTGGTGCACTACTCTGATACCCCTTTCAAAGTCAAGGTCGGAGGGATAATAGTAAGCTATCCAATTACTTTGGGTACTTGGGAACATGCCATGGCATGAAAACAAGATGCATCATCATAAGGCAGAGACCTAAGAGGTTCTTGTTTCTCAAGAATTAACAGTGCCTTGGAAGACAGCCCTACTACCCATGTGCCTTCTAAGAGAATGCAGAATTAGCCGAGGTAGGGGCTTTCATTGAGAAAGAGGAATGGTGGCTTGTATCCTCCTCTGCTATCTGTTGCCAGGATCTGACACTATAAAGCTCTTTTCAGCACATCAAGGCATACCACAGGTACTAACCTCCAAGGATCAGCCTAGCCCACAATCGCTGGAAACTGAGAACAAACCCAAGGGCTAGGAAAGTAGAAACCCAGAATATTTGTGCTTATCCAGATTTCCTTCATAGAACATAGATTCAAAATAGAACTTAAATTcaacaatagaaaaagaattaacctgatTCACACATCTTAGAAAGTATCCTTGGGTTTGCATTCCATACTATTCATATCcatgaggcaggatagatcagggaaaatgaggcatgggagCCAACAGTGATAAACATTGTGTTAATGGATAGCTTGATTAAAACCACACAGATACTAGTTGTAAgaaaatataggccccaaaagtgaccacgtggagaggagtgatctggccaagagattctttattgccgggtgggagagggagagagcagaaagagagccaagagagagagggagagaggggcaggggcttaaatacccctcaatgggactcagcatgatctgattggttaggatcatatggttcatgctgattggaggttggggcagaagaaggattcaagctagacttgaggcaggacagtgaccctggaaaacagaagcttaagggtgcagtaagaactgaaacctatcggcgccattattgccaacattcctcccttttttgtttgttaaggaaggggggcgttgtgttcgctctggcttcttcaagctggcaaggggcagcgtaggggaagggagggttagttggcaaacaatgttggggtggtgagccccatgatggcgtacacccaggctctgaaaatgaagacttcctcttccctgaagttgatgaaggtcccttgtagccataggtcataaagagtctcgagccaatcctccaacctctgcatggtgggtatcagccaactatcctggcgttttggagaggttggtatccctgaaGGTAcagctggttaaatttttgattagcaataacagACATGTAgcatgatacaagggaggaagcttaagaataggagagcgagaacataggcatcaggatgggcattggccaggagaaccactgtgaaatgttgttccctagacaatttcaagagtcctccaattcccttctccattttctaattgtttcttgagaggtgtcgCCATTGGGGAACCCATtaagcttgacagcagtgggtgtcatgagaatgaccagatgagggctggtccatcaaagtcccaatggagagggtagaatatcctttttggaaaacaagatgccctggtttaacagaaattgttatagggtggggcaggatctggtctgtaagctctctgagaagttccctgagaaggcaggtagtcagccagaggagcagagtctgttggaggcaagtgtttctaagagaaatgggtggccatacattatctaagacctaaataggaatattaggaggaacattaaaaggtgtctgttcagggactgcatacctagggatctaaattctgcaaaatcctgtaactgccaggaaagctgtaagctgtcttatggtatgggggttgggaaacagaagattgggttgatgcatttatgactcagtgaGTGAGTCTATCCCTTTAAGGcaacacctaggtaggtgacctgtgggaggcagggactgtcagaaattttcatttttggagcctgggtgtacaccatcatgaggctcagcaccccaacattgtttgccaactaaccctcctttcccctacgctgccccttgccagcttgaagaagccagagcgaacacaacgccccccttccttaacaaacaaaaaagggaggaatgttggcaataatggcgccgataggtttcagttcttactgcacccttaagcttctgttttccagggtcactgtcctgcctcaagtctagcttgaatccttcttctgccccaacctccaatcagcatgaaccatatgatcctaaccaatcagatcatgctgagtcccattgaggggtatttaagcccctgcccctctctccctctctctcttggctctctttctgctctctccctctcccacccggcaataaagaatctcttggccagatcactcctctccacgtggtcacttttggggcctatattttcTTACAGTCGTCAGGTGCCATAACCAATCAGGACTCCCCCAACGTGGCATGAGGCATACCCAAGTGAGGCTTGATCTcggcccacagggagggagcatgagctccccagagccagaatcatcatgaggccagagttggcaaggagctGTTGGCTTGACATCATGACAGGACAGTCCcttaggaagataggaagagacaggcagggcgagcagcacaaggaagtctgcttttggctagtcctcagcagggagTTTCCCCCAGCCGGAGCATCCAGCAGGGTCCCAGACACTCAATGGTCACACCTTAGGCATGCCCATGTTGCTTTGGCACTCAAGTCATACTGACCTTGGTCCAGAAGAAAGGAAGTCCCTTCGTGGTCACCAAAATGTTACGtgccagtgtcgagggtccttgcatTCACAGGCCAGgaaactggctcgtgaggcagctgaatgataagccaaagccggtatataaagtaggatttattagagagaaaggaaaggctacagctagagaagctcAGCGGAGCCCAGAAGCTGATAGCTCGCTGCTccggtgaaggctggggcttttatggacatcCTAGCTCTGAGTTAGGTGAGGCTTTCTCACTGGCCATGGATTCGTGGGCTTTCTcaagtgaactggtttggtttgcacctttattgggggaggggaaaaaatcttgagagcattttgctcattagCCCTGTGGCAAATCTGTATCTCtccttcaggatgcaggaatgcaggcctctaacGCCTCAGgttgcaggaatgatattgctctccatgggggatgtgatactcactcatctgccttaggtctccagacccaacagtatCTTAAAGAAAGATACTTATAATGAGAAAGAGCACTTGGGAAAAGGATTCCTTTGATCACAAAAGtatttgcaaagaaaaatgtttttctccaaagaTGGAGACCTGTCTCAAAGGGAGCAGCTGGCAGAatccatcctttgtttaaagggagGCTCAGATATCTATGTCATAATGACTCAAATGTAATAAATGGGCCAATCTTGAAATCTCAGGGCCCAATTGATAAAACAGTGCAacagcaaaaataattaaatacaccAAGTGTTTATATCAAAGAGAGCACTTATCTTTTGAGCCAAACCCCAAATCTACTTTTCCATAAATACCCCTGATGTTACTCACTGCACCTGTGATCAGATGTGCCTGGGTTGTGTATTATCCGCTATTTGCTTTacttactaataaactttcttggccTCTTCCTCTATCTGCCCTAAAattgtcaaaaaaattaaaaatactaacagactggagatgtggctcaagtggtagagtgtgtgaagccctgagttcaaaccccagtcccaccaaaaattaaacaaaaaactaaataaataaaagtgttttagGAGATGGAAATGCAACTTACCCCGATTTGATAATTGCATGTTTTATATACAGATCAGGTTATCACACTGAACCCCATAAGcatgtacaattaaaataataatacaaaaccCAGATGTGATGGTttgttcctgtaatcccagatactcaggagaatGAGGCAGTAGGAGGGCAAGTTCAAGACAGCCTGGAAGCATAGTAAGATCTTATTTCAATAAGAATAATAACAATGCATTTTTCATTGTTATGGAGACAGGAAATGGGTAGAGCCCCTGCTGACATCCATGATGGCTAGCACAGCAGGGAGGCCCTGGAGCCAATGCCCAGGAGACtatacaaagaatgaaaacattCATTCCCTGCTGGCCAGCCCTGCATAGCTTCTTACCATGCAGGTATGTCAGCTGACTTTACCAGAACTGGCCTCCTCAGCCTCAGTCTCATCCTTTCTTTTCACCCAGGGCAAGGTGTCCATCTTTTCTTGAAACCGGAGTTTTGGACCCTAGGCCCAAGCTCCTGAAATCCATATTCCAGATCTGGCCACCCATCCCTAagcaccaaataaagaggcatggtaaaggaagagaaaggaggtttattacatggcttaGGACATGCCctaggaagaggcagagtaagcactcagctcatcttcagccacctcagggtacagacatgagttataggtttaagtagacaaaagaatgaGGAGGGGGGACCGTGGCAGGAGACAAAGGTATggatagttaaacagtcccagtcacaagtGTGTTCTgcttgaccattatctcagtccaagtgtTCCAGGAAAGGTTCCGGAGTTGTTATCTGGGTTTATTGTCAACTGacaggtggtccatcctgaggaaaGTTTACTGTTggtgtagtttctgtcccttgccaTGAAGATGTTACCATGAAgatgtctttcctggaatccaagatgattgcaaagtcactgcaaagagaatggtttAGAGCACAGACAGATACATGACAGAGATACCAGGCTTTTCTCCTGctattagttaatttgtgggcctgaGTAAGGTGTCAGTGCTTTTTAACAAAAGCactttgagcacctcttacagtcTTATCAGTAAAAATGTTGACCAGAAAACCTGgctaatgtaaaataaataggCTGGTCTTATTCGTCATTTGGCATTCCTCTGTAATTGCACTAAGTGAACCATCTAAAAGAAACAGCTGGATGTAGTGGCACAGGCCTGCAATCACAGTtgctcaagaggctgaggtatgaTGATCAATTGAGCCCCAGAATTCAAGAGCAgcccagggctacatagtgagaccctgtcttaaagtGGGAAGGTGAAGGGGGGTTGTTGCACAGATAACTCTGGAAGCTGGTAAGCTTAATGTCATAAGCTTACATTCTAAGGAAAGGAGACAAGTGacaaacttagaaaaagaaaaagacagccaAAATTAAAAAGGGCTGTGACTTAAATACATAGGATTCTCTGTTAACTAATCCAGGCAGGGTTGGAATGAGAGTTCCTGCTTTGGATAGGTTGCCCAGAAAAGTCACTAAGCACAAGGCACAGAACAGAAGGTTTTCCAGCAATAGAGAAGGGTGAACAAGAGGCCTGAGAAAGAAAGATTAACCGACTGCAATGTGtagtcttctttttatttctgactcATGCAAACAGTTAAAAACTTTAGAAGGCAGAATTTGGTTCCCAGCCTATgtatccaaaaacaaaaaagacccaaagaatcaacaccccagtgaagaaatgagcacatgaattaaagagAGAATTCGCAAAGAAAGAGCTACTAATGGCaagcaaatatataaagaagtgttcaaattccctggctataaaagagatgcaaatcaaaacaacacttagatttcatctcaccccagttttaatggccataatcaagggtaataacaacaaatgctagcaagaatGTGGCAaaacaagaacccttatacactgctggagggaatgcaaattagtacaaccattatggaaaacaatatggagattcctcaaaaaactaagctagAACTGCaatatgattcagtgataccgctcctaggcatctacccaaaggaatgtaagacaggagacagtagagacacctgtacaccattgttcatcacagcactgttcacaatagccaagctctggaaacaactcagatgccctacaactgatgaatggatcaagcaattgtgatacatatacacaatggagtattactcagtcataaggaataatgacatgggttttgaaggtaaatggatgcagttggtggaaatcatgctaagtgaagttagccaggataagaaacacaaaagcacatgatttccctcatacagggaagatagatccaaagataaacatatataacaaaaaaacatgatcatatacaaactcagatgtagaccatgcttgtaacagtggaactactctacaaaactcagggaaagagagaaaagaaaagagaatgacagagcatcagtaatatcacataacataagatgtgaaggtagaggatataaagatgtgtactgaaaactgttgaaaaacagggcggggtggggagagaggtaaatggtaagggagagtattccaAGGGatttgaacagaccaaagtataGCACACCCACTGTGGGCAtgcattgagaaactcctttgaaagtcaacttaaatattaataacaaaactcAGGACTAGAAGACGACACAGTGTGGGCAGGGGGtgagggggtactagtgggaagggggagggtgaaggaagaagattaaggtgatagtatatggtagatggattttatatacctgtatgaaacagaacaaaataacctcttgcaattgctttaagtgaggtggagagggggttgagggagagagataATGGAGgcgatgtaaataatgtacaatataaatctaatcagaattgttactacaaatccccctgtataatgaatatttcctaataaaaatttattttaaaaagacagggatggcaaaaaaaaaaaaaaaaagatttacaagGTAGTTTGGGACATTTGAACATGCAATTATTTGATGATATGAAAGAAGTATTATTTTAGATTAATATTTGAATCATAGTTTTTTATACAATATATGTGTATTCTTTTAGAGAGTTAGGCTGAAATACCTATAATAAAGACCTATCATTATTACACCTATGAGGACTGGGATTTGCTTCAGAATAATGaaactggtggctcaagcctttaATACCAGCTGCTCAGgatgcaaagatcaggagaatcacagttcaaagccagccccaagcaaaataGTTctggggagaccctatctcaaaaatactcatcataaataaaggctggtgga from Castor canadensis chromosome 16, mCasCan1.hap1v2, whole genome shotgun sequence harbors:
- the LOC109692234 gene encoding immunity-related GTPase family M protein 1 isoform X2, which encodes MAEAPVSYCTPLSTSFPSTASYHTGWSILPEEVIRNIERALQNGKLLEVIPVTRAVMERVSRTPVSIAVTGDSGNGMSSFVNALRDIGHEEETSAPTGVVRTTQTRACYSSSLFPNVVLWDLPGMGATTQSFENYLDEMQFSQYDLFIIIASEQFSMNHVKLAKTLKGMGKRFYVVWTKLDRDLSTSVLSHTQTRKNIRENVQENLQWEGLRDPSLFLVSNLDPLLHDFPKLRDTLQKDLSNIRYHAPLEALSQICENIVNDKVTDLKERIAKEHFQDFLDIRDVDDLREVLEAYRLCFGIDDQSLHQVAHCMGKMAIEYRAITKSQDLRSLCSRDWKLKIMTCLIMTIIPRLRSCASCLCRPITCCLRYMSRPVIRCIRRMTHRRILELIAEDTKTVLKKILEDSTIPA
- the LOC109692234 gene encoding immunity-related GTPase family M protein 1 isoform X1; translated protein: MKPSHKSWEVAPLLTNMAEAPVSYCTPLSTSFPSTASYHTGWSILPEEVIRNIERALQNGKLLEVIPVTRAVMERVSRTPVSIAVTGDSGNGMSSFVNALRDIGHEEETSAPTGVVRTTQTRACYSSSLFPNVVLWDLPGMGATTQSFENYLDEMQFSQYDLFIIIASEQFSMNHVKLAKTLKGMGKRFYVVWTKLDRDLSTSVLSHTQTRKNIRENVQENLQWEGLRDPSLFLVSNLDPLLHDFPKLRDTLQKDLSNIRYHAPLEALSQICENIVNDKVTDLKERIAKEHFQDFLDIRDVDDLREVLEAYRLCFGIDDQSLHQVAHCMGKMAIEYRAITKSQDLRSLCSRDWKLKIMTCLIMTIIPRLRSCASCLCRPITCCLRYMSRPVIRCIRRMTHRRILELIAEDTKTVLKKILEDSTIPA